The Ictalurus punctatus breed USDA103 chromosome 15, Coco_2.0, whole genome shotgun sequence DNA window GAGGAAGAAGCACTTCAGCACTTATATTCAGGCTCATACAGCAGGCTCATTTTTCCAGTAATCCATTTGAAGAGGAACAGATGGATCTCGAAGGTCTGTATAAACAATACTTTTTCAAATGGGTATATAAAActgttagatttccatgtatcccaggaatctcagattatgcctGTCAGATCTTCCGTcatgccttccagcctgttctacaattacttctattaacttttagttctgtgctgctatgagctagaaagtgtgatTTGCCTCAGAGCGTTTCGGATCGATCTGGAGAGCCTAAGcgaacacacacggacacatgcATGTTCAAATAGACATCcgagtttattcatgcaaaccaaGAGTATTTAAACACATTGATAAcaagcagtgcgtggacggtttctactggtccaggtgtcagacagacagtgctgtgtgttaaacaaaacacacagccataatacaaaataagtcccgtgtcatgttgacatggaaatatataataatataatcaaggatagcagttaatcagtttatttaaagaggtaaataaatgaatattcatcataggtatttgatagcagttcataatataagagagtacatgatataagagaatttcctttcaaaaacttcgttttttaaaatttttaatctATAGGCTATCCATCATTAACTGCACTTGTCGCattgtatatatatgtttactGCCGATGCAATTCTGGGCATTTCTTTAAAACAACAAGGTTCATTCCTTCATGTATGAGAAGATATCGTAATGCAGAAACTAGGACAAAAACAACCTATTTTGCATGTTTAACAATACATGTTTTCCTTTACAGCTAGCAGTATGGCGAGCATGTTTGAATATATTGAAGATATCGATACCATTCCGGATCAACTGTGTCGCAAGGAAGACGTGGCCAAAATAGGATCCATCCTTGTCCCGTTATTCTTCAGCTTCGTGGTCGTGCTCAGTCTCACTGGTAACATCTTGGTTCTTGTGATTCTCGGTCTATATGAGAATCTCAAATCGTTGACCAACATCTTCATACTGAACTTGGCTCTGTCGGACCTGCTGTTCACTGTCGGACTGCCGTTCTGGGCGTGTTACTACATCTGGGGCTGGACTCTCGGAGACGCGGCGTGTAAAGCTGTCTGCTTGATCTTCTACGCTGGATTTTACAGCAGCGTCGTGTTCCTGGTGCTGATGACCGTTCAGCGCTACACCGCTGTGGTGCACCCTCTCTCAGACTGGGAAAGAGGACAGGGTTATGCACAGCGTTATGCAATCCCAATCGTCGGTTGGGTGGTGAGCATCGCGGCGGCGTTGCCAGCCCCAATCTACAGCTCTGAAATGCCTGATCCAGAAGACGCTACACAACTCTACTGCGAATATAATTCCACTTACGCAAAGCTCGTGATTACATACGAACagaactgtttttttgtgtgcaccTTTTTGATTATGGGTTTTTGCTACGTCAGAATGCTGCAGATTGTCTTCAGGTCACGGAGCAACAAGAGACAGCGTACTATAAAACTCATCTTGTGCATCGCAGTCGTGTTCTTTTTCGGTTGGGCTCCTTATAACCTGgtaatttttttacaaacatttacCAATCTTAACATCAAGTTTTTCACCATCTGTGAGGTCACGCATCATCTCGACTATGCCGAGTACGTCAGCAAGCTGCTGGCGTTTTCACACTGCTGCCTTAATCCCGTGTTTTACGTTTTCGTCGGCGTGAAATTCAGGAATCATCTAAAGGAGATTCTGCAGAAGATTTTTCAAAGGCCAATCAACACGAGTACGCCACAAACACGAACTGCTAACGGTCAGTCCCTGGGCTCCTTGTACTGATACTGCAACGGTTACAGACGCAGTAATCGAGCTCTCTGATTCGGTGTAAATATCTTTAGAAAagattgatatatttatttgtgtaataaCTGGCacgctgtccagggtgtaccctgccttgttcccgatgcttcctgggataggctccagtttccctgtgaccctgaaaaagataagcggtatagaagacggATAGATGGATATGTATAATATCGAACTAAGTTTGTGCTGAAGTGCAAACTGTGACGTGGCGCTGAAACTTGTTAATAGTATTTATACGCAGAAgtacgggaaaaaaaaacccaaaaacaccTCGCTGATGAGACAGAGCAGATGAGAACTGACAGACCGTTCTGATCTCAGGACACGTCGTATCGTAAAGCGTGCTTCATCTCCTGCCAGCCACGAATCTGATGCTATAGTAGATACGAATactcaccgaaactggacagatgaaaaTTGGGGGGGAATAAAACCCTCGTCAGTTTGTCTTTTTGCACAGGCGAacaggtgtttctaataaaatggACGGTATAGTAGATGTCTGTACTATTTTTGtattaaagattaaaataatGCATCAAACGCTACTGTTCTCCTGCGCTCTGTGATTAGATAGAGGGAAAGAAGTGAATGCAAAGCCGTGAGTACGGTTAGCGCGGACCATGATTCCTACAGTGGCCGCAAATATTCGGGACCAATGAACGTACTTAGGGTTTACTTGCTCTCTGTTCACGTCACTGCTGAGATCAAAAACTTTCATAAAACAATTTCGAACACAATatggaaaattttttttttactttggttTAACCTTAAGCGCTTTGTTCCAGTACAGTTACAGTAAAAAACGCCTGCACATGCTTTGTGAGAAAAAcacacgtttttatttttttttttttagagcttcacacagaaatgttttcaaccacacacacatcacacagacaggaag harbors:
- the LOC124628981 gene encoding chemokine XC receptor 1, with the translated sequence MDLEASSMASMFEYIEDIDTIPDQLCRKEDVAKIGSILVPLFFSFVVVLSLTGNILVLVILGLYENLKSLTNIFILNLALSDLLFTVGLPFWACYYIWGWTLGDAACKAVCLIFYAGFYSSVVFLVLMTVQRYTAVVHPLSDWERGQGYAQRYAIPIVGWVVSIAAALPAPIYSSEMPDPEDATQLYCEYNSTYAKLVITYEQNCFFVCTFLIMGFCYVRMLQIVFRSRSNKRQRTIKLILCIAVVFFFGWAPYNLVIFLQTFTNLNIKFFTICEVTHHLDYAEYVSKLLAFSHCCLNPVFYVFVGVKFRNHLKEILQKIFQRPINTSTPQTRTANGQSLGSLY